Part of the Spinacia oleracea cultivar Varoflay chromosome 5, BTI_SOV_V1, whole genome shotgun sequence genome, AAATGAAAGCCATGATATTGCCATATTATTCCATATCCGTGTGTTCAATGTTTATTTTATCTTGAAGTGAAGACATTATCATTGTTGTCAACATATCATTATCTCCATTAATGTCCATCCAAATGGAACAACATAAAATTTAACATATCGGAAAAAATGCCGGACACATATATATCACCATTAATAATGATCAACTAACtacttttcttttctctttcataTTCTATACAATTTGTGAAATTGGTTTTTAACTGCTTCCATAAATCTCAAAGTCGTATATGTTTTAACAGACACCATATGattttaaaatctgaaatttagaaATCAATTATGGAAGCAGATAAATTGGATGGTAAGAAACTGAAATTTTCGTATGTTGATATTAATTTTATTCTTGTGAACTATTTTATTGTTAAGATATTTTAAATTACCAAGTCAACCTAATAAATGGTCCAGATTTAATTTAGAAAATCAACGGTTCTGATCAAAAAATTACAATGGCTACAGAATTATTGTAGCCATTGTAAAACTATCCATAAATTAAagtggtaaatatgaaattacattttataaggtggtaaatacaaAAACGTGATAATTAAGTATCAAAAatctatgaaattaatatgaaatATTACCTCCTTTCCTATATATTTTTTACGGTTACTGTTTTCACGGAAATTAAGGTAAAAGAGAGGGTGAGCAAGTGATTTAGTTATTTTTCAAGTGGACGAAAGTGACATCTTATTTACGTGTGAAAATAgatgaataaaaaaatcaaaataaagggTATAATTATGCAAGTGGGTCAATAAATGTTGCAAGTGGATGAATAAAAAATCAGAATAGAGAGTATAATTGTCaacatctatactatatattaaaatgcGTTTACAATCAAGTTCATCTTCCACGTGGCGCTCCCGGCCCCCTCTTCCTTCTTAAATGGTGGTACTCCATGCATATGCGTacactaaaaaaaaatagaaatattgtttaTGTAAGACTTGAACCCTTGACCTCAGATTTCAAACAATAAAGACTCAACCACCAAGCTATATGTCATATCTAATTTCtttcttttaaaacaaaatataaCAAATGACAAAATGGTGAAGAAGAAAAATAATATAAGCACTTAATCACGTTCTTTGTATGTAATGGCATAAATATGGTTTTTCATGTAACGACCCGGGACATCGCCGGGGATCAAAAACTAGttgtattttaaaaatagaataaagcataAGCGTAAAAAACTTTCAGAATCGGACTTAAATGAAAAGCGTAAAGAatttttaggaacggaggtagtatgaaGGTAGCATTAATTATtttctaaaaaataaatataaagggAGCATTAGATCAAGATAAACATTATGGGGTTTTCAATTTTTATCTTTAACGTGATACGTATACATGCTTGTGTGTGTGAGAATATAGAATAGAATTCCCAAGGCAAGTACACATGCACACATAATTAACAACATGCATGTTGTATATACTCGTACGGAGTAATAAGTAAAACCCCGCCTTTTTGTTTCCTCGTTTTCCATGTATGTACGGAGTAGCTAGCTTCCATCAAATGTACAATTGGAGTtgacatgagtggttaagggtcttTTATTCTTTAATTAATGTTTCGGATTCGAGGCTTGAGTATGGAGGAAACCTCAGCTGGGAGGTATGCTGCCTGTTAGATATCGTGAAACTCCGTGAATTGGAGTGTATTCCATTGatcatatttatagtgttacaATAGTCCTAATTATATTAGGAAACCTAATGTGACTAGAATTGTACAATTTATATCCTAAGAGAATTCTATTCTCTATCACACCCCCGCAGCCATAGCGGGAGGAGGTCGTACGCTAAGACTGTCTCTGAAATCTAAAAATAATTATCGTGGAAGGCCTTTCGTGAATATGTCGGCAAACTGATATCTCGAAGGAACATGAAGTACTCGTACTTGATCCAATGCAACTTTCTCCAGAACAAAATGAATATCCAACTCAACGTGTTTAGTACGTTGGTGTTATACTGGGTTCCGAGTGAGGTAGATTGCACTAACattatcacaataaataaaAGTAGCCTTTCGGAGAGGACAATGCAACTCAAGTAAGAGATTACGAATCCAACATGCCTCCAGCAACAACATTTGCGACGCCTCTATACTCTGCTTCTGCACTAGATCTAGATAATGTATGCTGACGCTTGGAGGGCCAAGAAATTAAATTGTTGCCTAGAAAACAACAATAACCGGAAGTCGACCGGCGGGTGTCTGGGCACCCGGCCCAATCTGCATCAGTATAAGTAATAAATTGCAAGACAGTAGTAGGATATAAATGTAACCCGTGATCAATGGTGCCTTGAACATATCGCAAAATGCGCTTTAATGCATCAAAGTAGGGCTCCCGTCGGTCATGCATAAAAAGACACACTTGCCGTATCGCATAAGCTACATCAGGGCGAGTAAAAGTGAGGTACTGTAGAGCACCTGCTAAGTTTCGGTACTTAGTAGGATCCTGAACTTTCGGACCCGATTCTACACTCAGTTTGGACTGAGTGTCCACAGGAGTAGCAGCAAGCTTACAATTGCACATACCTGCGCGCTCTAAAATATCATGTGCGTACTTCTGTTGAGATAGAAGCATAAAAGAAGGAGTACGAGTAACAGAAAtacccaaaaaataattaagaggTCCCAAATCAGACATAGGAAACTCGGTCTGTAAGGTAGTAATCATGTGGCCACGCAAATTATTTGAGGAGGTGACCAAAATAATGTCATCAACATAGAGTAGGAGATAGGCAATATCATCACCATGCTTGAATGTGAACAAGGAAGTATCGCTCATGGCAATGATAAACCCCATCTGCAATAAAAAGTTAGCAAACCTTTGGTACCAAGCACGAGGTGCTTCCTTGAGACCATATAATGCCTTACGGAGGAGACAAACATGATTAGGAGCCCTACGATCAACAAAATCTAGAGGTTGATACATATAAACTGTCTCTTTTAAATCACCATGAAGGAATGCATTTTTAACATCAAGTTGATGAATAATCCACTTTTGAGCCATAGCAAGGCCCAACACTGTGTGAATAGTAGTCGTCTTTACAACCGGACTAAATGTCTCATCACAATCAACACCAACCTCTTGAGACCTTCCATCACAAACAAGATGACTTTTGTGCCTTATAAGGTCACCGGCCTTTATCATTTTCCTTATGAGTAAAAATCCACATGCAATTAACAATATTCACCCCCGTAGGCCGAGGCACTAAATCCCATGTCCCTGTATTAACTAAAGCACCATATTTATCTTGCATCTCCACATTCCAATTAGGGTCGGCCAAGGATAGTTTATGATTTTTAGGTAATGGAGAACTGCGAGGAGTTGGGCCAATGGGTTAGACTGCTAAACCATACTTGGGGTTAGGTTTAAAAATACCATGCCGAGCTCGGGTTTGCATCTGCGGAGAATTAGGCTATGGCCTAGTAGGGGTGATGGGTTTCTGGCCACACATTGGTGGAGGGGTGTACTGTGGCTGACTTGAATCAGTTAAGGAAAGGTGGCGTTGCACAGTGGCCTGGTCCAAGGCGGTGGTTGGGCTTCGGTGAGCTACAGTGAAGGGAGGGGAATGTTGTTGGGTACCCCATCTGATGagcttggggttgtcccctccattaaaggaccaatggctttgtattgcgacaatagcggagccattgccagGGCAAAGGAGcataggagccaccagaagtccaagcacgtactgcggtaattttatatacttcgagaaatcgttgaaaggaaagaaatctagatttgcaaggttggaactaacgacaacgtcgcggatccattgactaaaacgttgccacaagcgaagcacaacgcacttgtagcaaccatgggaatcaagcatattggagaatggctttgattttctaagttttgttttagaacatctgttagatctgtgtttaaaacaattgatttaaccatttcatatttatgaaatttattatttcatattcatttaatgtggtttagtattaaatgataagtccatgtgattcaaaacattcaaatgggatgtcaagatggattgattgacaaagaaacacccataagtgaacttgaatattgaagtcacaaaggatccctaatccaggtcattgaaaggtggacgaccaatgactaatgaagactagattgcaagtagatttgtagttcggtttcttgaactagattgaccggatgtcagaatcttttgcatagatacttattggatcttgtatcagattgaccatgagaacactttaagagattaaagtcatgtcataagtagttctcattaatggtgattagaaccattcctcagaacatgagtgattatgtccgctcgtttgagaattagttcgctctaatgctagcaaaacgtcgcaccgtaaaaggaggctataaaagaagttattgggcgtactatgaatcaaagtgagtgttcatagattgcatgaatggattgtcctcctatctttgataggatatggtgttgttgtgtaacaaggcctctcggagagttagacactgtgaaaatgcatggtcgtgatcataatggttaaggcttaaccttctgtaaaagtttaacagttgagctcagtaatccgagaaacacttcttgacctaataaggatggcttggatcttaccttatgttcagcaagtaacactaagtgaaaaaggaatgtgaatgcacacttgtctgaatgacaagtgggagactgaaggaaatgtgtcctttacccaaggtgcattgagtctaataccaaggtttagattaattataaacaattaatttagtgagatcaagtgatcggaacagctagttggagcaatgcttccgatcagtgatttataatctatattaggctcacaacttactcttgactgaacctataaggtcacaccaaggACATGATATGTAACAGAtcacggattaaatgaatctgaaattcatttaatagcttttcgggaattagttcggaaaaacataatatacgatacgaccttgcatcggaatcgtatatcgtatcgcgaatattcgtaagcttggcgaaacgaataatcatattgtacgatggtgattcgtcgtgtacgatacgataaataatagccgtaaggcgttcgtcgcgaatacgagccgcaacggagctgccggcccgtcgagctaagcgcgcatgcgcgcaaggcccaacgagccagcgagctcgcgcagagaagcaagccagcccgcgtgGCTGCGAGTGCGGGCataaggagagcagcagcagcgagcaagcaaagcgTGGCCCATGTCCCATcgctgctcggctgcgctgtgggcttcagcctgtagtgggctgcgcgcgcaagGCTtgcggtgtgtgtgtgtgtggccggtcaaggccttgtgtcttggccggttacactaaaTATAATATTATGTTATATTTCCAAACACCCAATCAGTTTTTCCATAACCATAAACCTAATTCTGAAATTACGTATgttcagttttgctctctactcaaaactgttcttcccgaaaaagaaaacactcttgaacgttgtctaagctacaattatcaagacggatctgaacgtgtcggtgaaccaaatagaggaacgaaaattggagttctttgttcgtgttcgttgatactaaactcgggaaaacacacttcaaatgtaagtatacTTAATCtttgctttatacatgtttcctggctttggggatgttccgcacatgttatatgtttaactgtattccccttcATGACGTACCCTCCGACGTCGTGCCTAGACCTTTCCCTTCTTGGAGGTGATCGACCAATTAATGATCGAGTGGGCGAGCGGCCCCTTTCATTGTGCGGTGATGACCTCCGCAATCGAGGCCTGGTGGCGGATCGTTACTCGAGGGATCTTGGTGGTGGGAACGCCACTTCGGACCATAGGTGGGGTTTCCCATTCTCAATCCTCTTAGGTGGCGTCCGTGTTGTCGGAGAGCATACTCAGAGTGAAAGGATCCAGATGATTCTTCCTGCTCGGCCACGAACCATGAGGGGTGGTTTCCCTAGCGTTCTTGCTATTCCATTATCTCTCCTCCCAATCCGTTCTCAAACGTTCCCAACTTCTGGGGGTCCGGACAGATCCTCTTGAGGGAGAATGTCTCCTCGCTTGGCTTGAGGCATCCTCTCTTCTCCAGACGTTACTTCTGCGGTGAGATCTTGTCTCCCTGTTCTTGCACCTTCTTAAGGTTTCCCATGGGGGCTCTACCCAATTCTCCTGGCGAGAAGGTTCCTCCCTAGGTTGGTTTAGATGAGGGGTTGCGGCCTGAGAGAAGGCCTCGAGCAAATTCTTCATCAAGTTCATGCAGACGGCCACTTGTTCCGGCGTGACTGGTGCAACATTCGAGGATCTAGGAAGGTTTTCGGAAATCATTCTGACCACAACAGGGGTTTCCATCCTTGGTTAATCATCGGATACCCAGTTGGTCATATCAAGACCTATGTGTTCCGCGTCATCCATGAGTTGGTCATGGTGGCAGCCGTTCTCCCCAGATCCAGTAGAGTTGGTATGGACGCGTTCATCGTAATCTCCGTTAAAAATGGTTTCTTGCTGGCTTTTTGTTTGAATCCCCACGGACAAGGCCAAATTGTTTCGGTATAAATACAAGGGATCCTTGACTAACGAGTCATACGGCTGGGATGACGAGAGGTCTTCGAGAGTCTTCTTCCGATGTCGGAGTCAGGCGGAGGTTTTGGGCTAAAGagagaattaggtttagggtttattgAATGCGTGCCTTTTGTCATGCGTCCTGTTCGTATTTATAAGAT contains:
- the LOC110797062 gene encoding uncharacterized mitochondrial protein AtMg00810-like; the protein is MIKAGDLIRHKSHLVCDGRSQEVGVDCDETFSPVVKTTTIHTVLGLAMAQKWIIHQLDVKNAFLHGDLKETVYMYQPLDFVDRRAPNHVCLLRKALYGLKEAPRAWYQRFANFLLQMGFIIAMSDTSLFTFKHGDDIAYLLLYVDDIILVTSSNNLRGHMITTLQTEFPMSDLGPLNYFLGISVTRTPSFMLLSQQKYAHDILERAGMCNCKLAATPVDTQSKLSVESGPKVQDPTKYRNLAGALQYLTFTRPDVAYAIRQVCLFMHDRREPYFDALKRILRYVQGTIDHGLHLYPTTVLQFITYTDADWAGCPDTRRSTSGYCCFLGNNLISWPSKRQHTLSRSSAEAEYRGVANVVAGGMLDS